The sequence CGTGGTGGTCGGGGCCGGGCCCCGGGCGACCGGGCTTCTGGAACGCATCGCCGCCAACACCGCGGCCGGGTACGGCGGCCCGGACCCCGCCTTCGTCCTGCACCTCGTCGACCCGTACCCGCCGGGCCCCGGGCGGATATGGCGGCGCGAGCAGTCGCCGCTGCTGTGGATGAACTCCATGGCCGAGGACACGACGCTCTTCACCGACGAGACCGTCGAGATCGAGGGACCCGTCGTGCCGGGACCCGCGCTGCACGACTGGGCCGGGATCGGGGGCCGCACCTTCCCCGACCGCCGCACCCAGGGCGCCTACCTGCGCTGGGCCTACGAGCAGGCCCGCGCCGCGCTCCCGCCCGGCATCGTCGTCCACGAGCACCGCACCCGCGCCGTGCGCCTCGAAGGGCCCCGCGAGGGACGGCAGTCGGTGTGGCTCGCGGACCGCGAGTCCCCGCTCACCGCCGACCTCGTCGTCCTCACGCTCGGCCACCAGGAGGCCGAACTCGCCCCGGAGGAACGGCAGTTCGCCGCACACGCGGCGCGCGAGGGCCTCACGTACCTGCCGCCCGACTACACCGCGGACACCGATCTGCGCGGGCTGCGCGCCGGGGAACCCGTCCTCGTGCGCGGCCTCGGCCTCGCCTTCGTCGACCTCATGGTGCTGCTCACCGAGGGCCGCGGCGGGCGCTGGACACCGGAGGGCCGCTACGTGCCCTCGGGCAAGGAGCCGATCCTGTACGTGGGTTCGCGGCGCGGCGTCCCGTACCACGTCAAGCTCGGCTACCGCCTGGAGGGTGAACTCCCCAAGCTGCCGCGCTTCTTCGGCCCCGAGCAGACCACCGGCCTGCTCGCGCGAGAAGGGCCCCTGGACTTCCGCGCCGACGTGTGGCCGCTCGTCGCCAAGGAACTCGGCTGGGCGCACTACCACCGCCTGCTCACCACCCGCCCGCACGCCTTCGCCGTCGACCGCGACGCCTTCGAGTCCGGGTACGCGGCGGCCGACCCGTACGACGGAAGCCTCGACGCCTTCGTCCGTACGGCGGTGCCCGCGGCGACGGACCGGCTGGACCTCGACGCGCTCGACCGGCCGCTCGCCGGGTGGACCGCGCGCACCCAGGAGGAGGCGCAGGCACGGCTCCTCGCGCACATCGACGCGGACCTCGACCGCCGCCACGACCCCGCGCACAGCGAGGA comes from Streptomyces sp. Tu6071 and encodes:
- a CDS encoding FAD/NAD(P)-binding protein, whose translation is MTSAPAEPPVVVVVGAGPRATGLLERIAANTAAGYGGPDPAFVLHLVDPYPPGPGRIWRREQSPLLWMNSMAEDTTLFTDETVEIEGPVVPGPALHDWAGIGGRTFPDRRTQGAYLRWAYEQARAALPPGIVVHEHRTRAVRLEGPREGRQSVWLADRESPLTADLVVLTLGHQEAELAPEERQFAAHAAREGLTYLPPDYTADTDLRGLRAGEPVLVRGLGLAFVDLMVLLTEGRGGRWTPEGRYVPSGKEPILYVGSRRGVPYHVKLGYRLEGELPKLPRFFGPEQTTGLLAREGPLDFRADVWPLVAKELGWAHYHRLLTTRPHAFAVDRDAFESGYAAADPYDGSLDAFVRTAVPAATDRLDLDALDRPLAGWTARTQEEAQARLLAHIDADLDRRHDPAHSEDLAVFMALLSVYGQLMRLGDLGTWWHGFFSFLASGPPGPRLRALRGLAEAGLVRFLGADMTVRAVDGAFEARSASLPEHAVRARALVEARLPQPEAGRVRDPLLRGLFAAGALATEDGLLAVTPGDGRVRWNDGSTHPRLFALGPHTDARGAGAFTRPRTNSPAFRQNDATARALLAGVSGTGVPGTGVSGAAVASEGGGAGAVGVSGAGPAAVAVAAGVAPAFVPVPVVGAASGEGAGGVSVGLSAGPSGVQSAGPSGVLSAGPSGVLSAGPSPETSADSSAGPEPGRDPDAGSVSVPTTTSAVKESVR